One part of the Larimichthys crocea isolate SSNF chromosome XIX, L_crocea_2.0, whole genome shotgun sequence genome encodes these proteins:
- the LOC104934618 gene encoding tubulin alpha-1D chain, whose translation MRECLSVHVGQAGVQMGNACWELYCLEHGIQPDGQMPSDKTIGGGDDSFNTFFSETGAGKHVPRAVFVDLEPTVIDEVRTGTYRQLFHPEQLITGKEDAANNYARGHYTIGKELIDLVLDRIRKLADQCTGLQGFLIFHSFGGGTGSGFTSLLMERLSVDYGKKSKLEFAIYPAPQVSTAVVEPYNSILTTHTTLEHSDCAFMVDNEAIYDLCRRNLDIERPTYTNLNRLIGQIVSSITASLRFDGALNVDLTEFQTNLVPYPRIHFPLVTYAPVISAEKAYHEQLTIAEITNACFEPANQMVKCDPRHGKYMACCLLYRGDVVPKEVNSAIATIKTKRTIQFVDWCPTGFKVGINYQPPTVVPGGDLAKVQRAVCMLSNTTAIAEAWARLDHKFDLMYAKRAFVHWYVGEGMEEGEFSEAREDMAALEKDYEEVGTDSIGDEGEEEEGEY comes from the exons ATG CGTGAATGCCTCTCTGTCCACGTTGGTCAGGCCGGAGTCCAAATGGGCAACGCATGTTGGGAGCTCTACTGCTTGGAGCATGGCATCCAGCCTGATGGTCAGATGCCCAGTGACAAAACCATTGGAGGAGGAGACGATTCCTTCAACACCTTCTTTAGTGAGACTGGAGCTGGTAAACATGTTCCCAGAGCTGTCTTTGTGGACTTGGAGCCAACTGTCATTG ATGAGGTCCGCACAGGAACTTACCGTCAGCTCTTCCATCCTGAGCAGCTGATCACTGGAAAGGAAGATGCAGCCAACAACTACGCTCGTGGTCACTACACCATCGGCAAAGAGCTCATTGACTTGGTTCTTGACAGGATCCGTAAGCTG GCGGATCAGTGCACAGGTCTCCAAGGTTTCCTCATCTTCCACTCCTTTGGAGGAGGAACTGGCTCTGGCTTCACTTCTCTGTTGATGGAGCGCCTCTCTGTTGACTATGGCAAAAAGTCCAAGTTGGAGTTTGCCATCTATCCCGCCCCTCAGGTGTCCACAGCTGTGGTGGAGCCCTATAACTCCATCCTGACCACCCACACCACCCTGGAGCACTCTGACTGCGCCTTCATGGTGGACAACGAGGCCATCTATGACCTCTGCCGCAGGAACCTGGACATTGAGCGTCCCACCTACACCAACCTCAACAGGTTGATTGGACAGATCGTCTCCTCCATCACCGCCTCCCTGCGCTTTGATGGTGCCTTGAATGTGGATCTGACAGAGTTCCAGACCAACTTGGTGCCTTACCCTCGTATCCACTTTCCTTTGGTCACCTACGCACCAGTTATCTCTGCAGAGAAGGCCTACCATGAGCAGCTAACGATAGCAGAAATCACCAATGCCTGCTTTGAGCCCGCCAATCAGATGGTGAAATGTGATCCTCGCCACGGCAAGTACATggcctgctgtctgctgtacCGTGGTGACGTGGTACCCAAGGAGGTGAACTCTGCCATCGCCACCATCAAAACAAAGCGTACCATCCAGTTTGTGGACTGGTGTCCCACAGGCTTCAAGGTTGGCATCAACTACCAGCCTCCCACTGTGGTTCCTGGAGGAGACCTGGCCAAGGTGCAGAGGGCCGTGTGCATGCTGAGCAACACCACGGCCATTGCCGAGGCCTGGGCTCGACTCGACCACAAGTTCGACCTGATGTACGCCAAGAGGGCCTTCGTCCACTGGTATGTCGGAGAAGgaatggaggagggagagttcTCAGAGGCCAGAGAGGACATGGCTGCCCTGGAGAAGGACTATGAAGAGGTTGGCACTGATAGCATTGgggatgaaggagaagaggaggaaggggaatACTAA
- the LOC109138324 gene encoding tubulin alpha-1C chain: MPGCCLVMVLYKAALCYSYYTQHPQPLISGERGTASSNENMRECISVHVGQAGAQIGNACWELYCLEHGIQPDGQMPSDKTIGGGDDSFNTFFSETGAGKHVPRAVFVDLEPTVIDEVRTGTYRQLFHPEQLITGKEDAANNYARGHYTIGKEIIDLVLDRIRKLADQCTGLQGFLIFHSFGGGTGSGFTSLLMERLSVDYGKKSKLEFAIYPAPQVSTAVVEPYNSILTTHTTLEHSDCAFMVDNEAIYDICRRNLDIERPTYTNLNRLIGQIVSSITASLRFDGALNVDLTEFQTNLVPYPRIHFPLATYAPVISAEKAYHEQLSVAEITNACFEPANQMVKCDPRHGKYMACCLLFRGDVVPKDVNSAIATIKTKRTIQFVDWCPTGFKVGINYQPPTVVPGGDLAKVQRAVCMLSNTTAIAEAWARLDHKFDLMYAKRAFVHWYVGEGMEEGEFSEAREDMAALEKDYEEVGTDSVGEEDEGEEY, encoded by the exons ATGCCAGGCTGTTGCCTGGTGATGGTTCTCTATAAAGCAGCTTTGTGTTACTCGTACTACACACAACATCCCCAGCCACTCATCTCAGGTGAACGAGGGACTGCTTCAAGCAACGAAAACATG CGTGAATGTATCTCTGTCCATGTTGGCCAAGCTGGAGCCCAGATAGGCAATGCCTGCTGGGAGCTCTACTGCCTGGAGCATGGAATCCAGCCTGATGGTCAAATGCCCAGTGACAAGACCATTGGAGGAGGCGACGACTCCTTCAACACCTTTTTCAGTGAGACTGGAGCTGGTAAACATGTTCCCAGAGCTGTCTTTGTGGACTTGGAGCCAACTGTCATTG ATGAAGTCCGCACAGGAACTTACCGCCAGCTCTTCCATCCTGAGCAGCTGATCACTGGAAAGGAAGATGCAGCCAATAACTATGCCCGTGGTCACTATACCATCGGCAAGGAGATCATCGACCTCGTTCTCGACAGGATCCGTAAACTG GCGGATCAGTGCACAGGTCTCCAAGGTTTCCTCATCTTCCACTCCTTTGGAGGAGGAACTGGCTCTGGCTTCACTTCTCTGTTGATGGAGCGCCTCTCTGTTGACTATGGGAAAAAGTCCAAGCTGGAGTTTGCCATCTATCCTGCCCCTCAGGTGTCCACAGCTGTGGTGGAGCCCTATAACTCCATCCTGACCACCCACACCACCCTGGAGCACTCTGATTGCGCCTTCATGGTGGACAATGAGGCCATCTATGACATCTGCCGCAGGAACCTGGACATTGAGCGTCCCACCTACACCAACCTCAACAGGTTGATTGGACAGATCGTCTCCTCCATCACCGCCTCCTTGCGCTTCGACGGCGCCTTGAACGTGGATCTCACAGAGTTCCAGACCAACTTGGTGCCTTACCCTCGCATCCACTTTCCCCTGGCTACCTATGCACCAGTTATCTCAGCAGAGAAGGCCTACCACGAGCAGCTATCAGTAGCAGAAATCACCAATGCTTGCTTTGAGCCCGCCAATCAGATGGTCAAATGTGATCCTCGCCATGGCAAGTACATGGCCTGCTGTCTGTTATTCCGTGGTGACGTGGTACCCAAAGATGTCAACTCTGCCATCGCCACCATCAAAACAAAGCGTACCATCCAGTTTGTGGACTGGTGTCCCACAGGCTTCAAGGTGGGCATCAACTACCAGCCTCCCACTGTGGTTCCTGGAGGAGACCTGGCCAAGGTGCAGAGGGCCGTGTGCATGCTGAGCAACACCACTGCCATCGCTGAGGCCTGGGCCCGACTCGACCACAAGTTCGACCTTATGTACGCCAAGAGGGCCTTTGTCCACTGGTACGTCGGAGAAGgaatggaggagggagagttcTCAGAGGCCAGAGAGGACATGGCTGCCCTGGAGAAGGATTACGAAGAGGTGGGCACCGACAGCgttggagaggaggatgaaggcgAGGAATACTAG
- the ptprnb gene encoding receptor-type tyrosine-protein phosphatase-like N, whose translation MVKGLTWRDDITQAIISRELSHVPTVGSSSKLPEKSPKQLSRPSGPSQRRVQGPEDAADPEMMQQYADYMILDPSQSSVHMQTPLLDPYTYYQQQYGYQEEEERSLNSLDDNPAFSLPGASSRSRTRGNPFDRDRQLLQDLVSVYLTSSSSSSPSSSSAAQSLSRQKGAIAAAAAAAAGFPSSLSSSSSSSSSSSSSFFPELDFPLDYGEDYVSQMDKLNKQQQQEQAEKKAQEEYDALSGLDERSLQKLALLLDHYGLDLKDLSPEQKDNLPAALKQLQLDSSYAHKVTKDKYGNSLATGKKLTEGSMAYKMPPPSTTKTPKPDTAQKGLTAAAADQNQPRKDEPVAKTKEYGYIVTNQSPLSLNDAVRLLERLSERISLSIGSFINISVVGPAITFRIRPNSKNLTAGDVAEKAVAEKNFLESETGLKVLQNGVGERNDVKALPLASRVQPGSRWVFATLVAMACIGGILVAAMTIACLRHHAHRLAAKKLGLGPEGGSFTHQEYQDLCRQHMASKGAFGRLEAAALGAVGGASGGGGGGGAGGGGVGGGGGAVGGGSADSRVSSVSSQFSDGAQPSPGSHSSTPSWCEEPAQANMDISTGHMILAYMEDHLRNKDRLMKEWEALCSYQAEPSAVSVAQSDANAKKNRCPDSVPYDHSRVKLKAEINPSRSDYINASTIIEHDPRMPAYIATQGPLSHTISDFWQMVWENGCTVIVMMTALVEDGEKQCDRYWPDEGSSLYHIYEVNLVSEHIWCNDFLVRSFYLKNVQTQETRTLTQFHFLSWPAQGIPTSTRPLLDFRRKVNKCYRGRSCPIIVHCSDGTGRTGTYILIDMVLNRMAKGVKEIDIAATLEHVRDQRPGMVRTKDQFEFALTAVAEEVNAILKALPQ comes from the exons ATGGTGAAAG GTCTGACCTGGAGGGACGACATCACCCAGGCGATTATCAGCCGAGAGCTGAGTCACGTTCCCACTGTCGGCTCCTCGTCCAAGCTTCCCGAGAAGTCGCCCAAACA GTTGTCCAGGCCGTCGGGCCCCAGTCAGCGGAGGGTTCAGGGGCCCGAGGATGCAGCTGACCCCGAGATGATGCAGCAGTACGCGGACTACATGATCCTCGACCCCTCCCAGTCATCCGTCCATATGCAGACTCCCCTGCTGGATCCTTATACCTACTACCAG cagcagtacGGCTaccaggaggaagaggagcgctCCCTCAACTCTCTGGATGATAATCCAGCCTTCTCGCTGCCCGGGGCCTCCTCTCGCTCCAGAACCCGAGGAAACCCTTTTGACAGAGACCGGCAGCTCCTCCAGGACCTGGTGTCTGTGTAcctcacctcttcctcttcttcttctccctcctcttcctccgctGCACAGTCCCTCTCTCGCCAAAAAGGAGCTatagcggcagcagcagcagcagctgcaggatttCCCTCCTCGCTgtcctcctcatcgtcctcctcttcctcctcatcctcttccttcttcccGGAGCTGGACTTTCCGCTGGACTACGGCGAGGACTACGTTTCCCAGATGGACAAACTCAACaagcagcaacagcaggagCAAGCGGAGAAGAAGGCGCAGGAAGAGTACGACGCCCTCTCAGGACTGGATG agcgcTCTCTGCAGAAGTTGGCTCTGCTGCTCGATCACTACGGCCTCGACTTGAAGGATTTGTCCCCTGAGCAGAAAGACAACCTGCCAGCCGCcctgaagcagctgcagctggacaGCTCCTATGCCCACAAAGTAACCAAAG ATAAATATGGAAACAGTCTTGCCACAGGAAAGAAG ctCACAGAGGGGTCGATGGCGTACAAGATGCCTCCACCCTCCACTACCAAGACCCCCAAACCAGACACAGCCCAGAAAGGTTTGACCGCAGCAGCAGCCGACCAGAACCAACCGAGGAAGGATGAACCGGTGGCCAAGACAAAGGAGTACGGCTACATCGTCACCAATCAGAG CCCACTCAGTCTGAACGACGCGGTGCGCCTGTTGGAGCGTCTGTCAGAGAGGATCAGCCTCTCCATCGGCTCCTTCATCAACATCAG tgtTGTTGGACCTGCCATCACCTTCAGGATCAGACCGAACTCCAAGAACCTGACGGCTGGAGACGTGGCAGAGAAAGCTG ttgCAGAGAAGAACTTCCTGGAGTCTGAGACGGGCCTGAAGGTTCTGCAGAATGGCGTTGGAGAG AGGAATGATGTGAAGGCGTTGCCCCTGGCATCCCGGGTCCAGCCCGGCTCCCGCTGGGTGTTCGCCACGCTGGTGGCCATGGCCTGCATCGGCGGCATCCTCGTGGCGGCCATGACCATCGCCTGCCTGCGCCACCACGCTCACCGGCTGGCGGCGAAGAAGCTGGGTCTGGGACCGGAGGGAGGCAGCTTCACCCACCAGGAGTACCAG GACCTGTGTCGCCAGCACATGGCCTCCAAAGGCGCCTTCGGACGCCTAGAGGCCGCTGCCCTCGGCGCCGTTGGAGGAGCGAGTGGAGGAGGCGGTGGTGGGGGAGCAGGAGGCGGAGGCgtcgggggaggaggaggagcagtagGAGGTGGAAGTGCCGACTCAAGGGTGAGCAGCGTGTCGTCCCAGTTCAGTGATGGAGCCCAGCCCAGTCCCGGTTCCCACAGCAGCACGCCGTCATGGTGCGAGGAGCCCGCTCAGGCCAACATGGACATCTCCACTGGTCACATGATACTG GCCTACATGGAGGACCACCTGAGGAACAAGGACCGTCTGATGAAGGAGTGGGAGGCTCTGTGCTCGTACCAGGCCGAACCCAGCGCCGTCTCTGTGGCTCAGAGCGACGCCAACGCCAAGAAGAACCGCTGCCCAGACTCGGTGCCCT ATGACCACTCAAGGGTGAAGCTGAAGGCGGAGATCAACCCTTCACGCTCTGACTACATCAACGCCAGCACCATA ATTGAGCACGACCCCCGGATGCCGGCCTACATCGCCACCCAGGGACCCCTGTCGCACACCATCTCTGACTTCTGGCAG ATGGTGTGGGAGAACGGCTGCACTGTGATCGTGATGATGACTGCCCTGGTGGAGGACGGAGAGAAACAGTGCGACCGCTACTGGCCCGATGAGGGCTCGTCCCTCTACCACATCTATGAG GTGAACTTGGTGTCGGAGCACATCTGGTGTAACGACTTTCTGGTTAGAAGCTTCTACCTGAAGAACGTGCAGACCCAGGAGACCAGGACGCTCACCCAGTTCCACTTCCTCAGCTGGCCAGCTCAGGGCATCCCCACTTCCACGCGCCCCCTGCTGGATTTCCGCAG gaAGGTGAACAAGTGCTACCGAGGACGATCCTGCCCCATCATCGTGCACTGCAG TGACGGTACAGGCCGGACTGGGACTTACATCCTGATTGACATGGTTCTCAATCGCATGGCTAAAG GTGTGAAAGAGATCGACATTGCTGCTACACTAGAGCATGTCAGAGACCAGAGGCCTGGGATGGTCCGCACCAAG GACCAGTTTGAGTTTGCCCTGACCGCCGTCGCCGAGGAGGTCAACGCCATCCTCAAAGCTCTGCCCCAGTGA
- the jagn1b gene encoding protein jagunal homolog 1-B, with the protein MASREGPRATGTDGSDFQHRERVASHYQMSVALKSEIRKLNIVHLVIWVLMAAQVTVSQLSLVSHKVVASPYQWEYPYLLSIIPTIFCFLALPRNNISYLVISMISAGLFCVAPLIYGSMEMFPVAQQLYRHGKAYRFIFGFSAVSVMYLVIVIAVQVHGWQIYYSKKLLDQWFTSTQDKKKK; encoded by the exons ATGGCTTCTCGAGAAGGTCCGAGAGCGACGGGCACAGACGGCAGCGACTTCCAGCATCGGGAGAGGGTTGCCTCGCATTACCAGATGAG TGTCGCCTTGAAGTCTGAAATCCGTAAACTGAACATTGTCCATCTTGTGATCTGGGTGCTGATGGCCGCTCAG gtCACAGTGAGCCAACTGAGCCTGGTGTCCCACAAGGTAGTCGCCTCTCCGTACCAGTGGGAGTATCCCTACCTCCTGAGCATCATTCCCACCATCTTCTGCTTCCTGGCGTTGCCCCGCAACAACATCAGCTACCTCGTCATCTCGATGATCAGCGCGGGGCTCTTCTGCGTGGCCCCGCTGATCTACGGCTCCATGGAGATGTTCCCTGTGGCCCAACAGCTGTACCGACACGGCAAAGCCTACCGCTTCATCTTCGGCTTCTCCGCCGTGTCCGTCATGTACCTGGTGATCGTGATTGCTGTGCAGGTGCACGGCTGGCAGATCTACTAcagcaagaagctgctggaccAGTGGTTCACCAGCACGCaggataaaaagaagaaatga